Sequence from the Nocardia brasiliensis genome:
GGAGCTGACCGGGCCGGGCAAGGCACGTCCGCTCGCGCAGGCCCGCCAGATCGCCATGTACCTGTGCCGTGAGTTGACCGACCTCTCGCTGCCGAAGATCGGCCAGGCGTTCGGCCGCGACCACACCACGGTGATGTACGCGGAGAAGAAGGTCCGCAAGGAGATGACCGAGCGCCGCCGCGTCTACGACCACGTGCAGGAGCTGACCGCGCGGATCAAACAACGCTCCCGCTGAACTATCCCCAGGCCGATCCAGCCAACCGGCCCGCTGCGTTCTACTAACACCTGTGCACCGTCCCTGACCAGGGGCGGTGCACTTTTTGCCCTGTGGATTCCTCGAGGAATCCTTGTGGAGTCCTCGAGGAATCCACCGGTTTGTGCACCGATCCACTAACAGGTGTGGGGATGGCGGTCGCGGCGTCCGCTAACAGGGTTCGGTCCACAGTTTCCCCAACCGATCTTGCACACAGGGGCTGACCAGCCAGGAGGCCCGTACGGGGTTGTGGATTCCTCGAGGAGTCCATGTGGAGTCCTCGAGGAATCCTCGAGTTGTCCACGCGTCGGTACACACGTGTGAACAACTCGGTGAATTCGGTGGAACAACTCGAGGAGCACTCGAGGATGAATGTGGGACAACTTCGGAACTCCACAGACGCCGCTCGTTCATCCTCGAGACACTCCCCGGTCATCCCCATGGCACCACGCCCACTGACCAGCGAATACGGCGTCAGTACACAGATTCCACAGTGCCTACTACTACTTCAGTTCTTCTTCTAGAAGAACTCTCTTGAAAACAGGCTGTGTGGAAAGTCGGTTGGGGAGCTGCGGTTCGCGAGCGCTCTCGTCCCCAGGCAAGGAGAAGCCGCGAACCGATTCGTGGACAGTCCTACCCGCACCCACCGACAGGTTCCGGAATCAACGGACCAGAGGACCGGTTTCGCGAGCGCACCGCGGCCGCACCGAAACAGCGGTCCGCGCATTACCGGTGAAACCGGCTTTCTCGCGGCGCTATTCAGGTCCTGGCGCAACACTCGGATACGGGACTAGCGGGTCGGACTAGGCCACAGGCGCGGTCGCGGGTACGGTTTGGTGTCGGTCGCCTGTGCCACACTTTTGATGGCGGCCGATCCAGCACCCTTCGCGAACGCACGCTGATCGAGCCGCCAGGCTTGGAGGGACCAATGTCCGGCCACTGCACAACAGCTCACGGAACTGGGAGAGGACTGATCGGGCGATGGAGCTTGCAAGCATGAAGTTTCGGGTCGCCCGTGAGGACTTCGCGGAATCCGTTGCCTGGGTGGCACGTAGCCTCCCGTCCCGGCCGCCGGTCCCGGTGCTCGGTGGTGTGTTGCTCGTCGCCGACGACAGTGGGCTCACCGTCTCCGGCTTCGACTACGAGGTCTCCGCACAGATGCGTGTCTCGGCCGAGGTCGCCGGTCCCGGTGAGGTCCTGGTCTCCGGCAGGCTGCTCGCCGACATCACCAAGGCCCTGTCGAACAAGCCGGTCGACGTCTCCGTCGACGGCACCCGCGTGCTGATCTCCTGTGGCAGTGCGAAGTTCTCGCTGCCGACCATGCCGGTCGAGGACTATCCCCAGCTGCCCGAGGTGCCGCAGCAGACCGGCGAGCTCCCGGTGGACGTCTTCGCCAGCGCGGTGGGCCAGGTGGCCGTCGCCGCGGGCCGGGACGACACCCTCCCCATGCTCACCGGCATCCGCGTCGAGATCGAGGGCGACAAGGTGGTGCTCGCGGCCACCGACCGCTTCCGCCTCGCCGTGCGCCACATCGAGTGGAAGCCGGCCAACGCCGATATCGAGACCGCGGTGCTCATCCCGGCCAGGACGCTGTCGGAGGCCGCCAAGACGCTCGGTGCGTCCGATGCCCCGGTCCAGCTGTCGCTGGGCACCGGTACCGGCTCGGACGGCCTGCTCGGCATCGTGAACGCGGGCAGGCGCACCACCACGCGGCTGCTCGACGCCGAATTCCCCAAGTTCCGTCAGCTGCTGCCGAAGGAACACACCTCGATCGCGACCCTGCAGGTGTCCGTGCTGACCGAGGCGATCAAGCGTGTCGCCCTGGTCGCCGAGCGCGGGGCACAGGTGCGCCTGGAGTTCTCCACAGAGGGTCTGCAACTGTCCGCCGGTGGTGACGACGCGGGCCGCGCCGAGGAATGGCTCGAGGCCGACTTCCGCGGCGAATCGCTGACCATCGCGTTCAACCCGGGCTACCTCATCGACGGTCTGTCCGCGCTGCACGCCGATCGCGTGACCTTTGGGTTCACCACCCCCAGCCGCCCCGCGGTGCTGCTGCCCGCCTCGGACGAGGAGCCGCAGGCCCTCGATTCGGGTGCGTTCGCGGCGCTGGACAGCCCCTACATCTACCTGTTGATGCCGGTCCGGCTGCCGGGCTGAGCACAGGTGCGTGTTCGCGAACCCGGTTCGGTCGTCACCCGCGGTACGCGCCCGTTCCGTCACGAGCCGCGGCTGTCGTTCGATAGCAGCCGTCGGCCGTCGTCCCCAGACGGGGTCGAACCGATAGCGCGGCCGCGGGATTCGGCGGTCCGAAGGTGTGCGATGACACATTTCATCCACAGGCGGGCGCACCGCTGTGGATGGCCAGCTAATCCCTCGGTACCTGCGCGGACGCGCCGCGCGCCGGTCGAATCCGCCGAACTCGTGCAGGCAGGAGCCAGATAGCGGATGTTCGTTCGAGCGCTGTCCCTGCGTGACTTCCGTTCCTGGCATCATGCTGAACTCGAATTATCCCCAGGCCGAACGGTTTTCTTGGGATCGAACGGCAACGGCAAGACGAACCTGATCGAGGCGATCGGTTACCTGGCCACCCTCGGGTCGCATCGGGTGTCCGCCGACGCGCCGATGATCCGGATCGGCACCGAGCGGGCCAGGATCGGCGCGTCGGTCGTCAACACCGGCCGGGAACTGCGGATCGACGTCGAGCTGAATCAGGGCAGCGCCAACCGCGCCCAGATCAACCGTTCGCCGGTCCGGCGCACCCGCGAGATCC
This genomic interval carries:
- the dnaN gene encoding DNA polymerase III subunit beta; the protein is MELASMKFRVAREDFAESVAWVARSLPSRPPVPVLGGVLLVADDSGLTVSGFDYEVSAQMRVSAEVAGPGEVLVSGRLLADITKALSNKPVDVSVDGTRVLISCGSAKFSLPTMPVEDYPQLPEVPQQTGELPVDVFASAVGQVAVAAGRDDTLPMLTGIRVEIEGDKVVLAATDRFRLAVRHIEWKPANADIETAVLIPARTLSEAAKTLGASDAPVQLSLGTGTGSDGLLGIVNAGRRTTTRLLDAEFPKFRQLLPKEHTSIATLQVSVLTEAIKRVALVAERGAQVRLEFSTEGLQLSAGGDDAGRAEEWLEADFRGESLTIAFNPGYLIDGLSALHADRVTFGFTTPSRPAVLLPASDEEPQALDSGAFAALDSPYIYLLMPVRLPG